From the Pseudomonas sp. SORT22 genome, one window contains:
- the speB gene encoding agmatinase, which translates to MDLAPDNDQAITRESLYGTIAENTFAGITSFSRRRYSRDLRGVDVVVSGVPFDTATSNRPGARFGPRAIRAASVQQAWARHWPWEFDPFEHLAVIDYGDCNFDYGSPHTVPESIQAHAEQILEAGCAMLTLGGDHFISYPLLKAHARKHGPLALIHFDAHSDTWPDEEGQRVDHGTMFWHAAREGLVDPARSVQIGLRTTNDDTQGFAVLDARQVHQRGTQAIIEAIRQRVGEQPVYLTFDIDCLDPAYAPGTGTPVCGGLTTVQALEILGGLRGINLVGMDLVEVAPAYDHADITALAGATLAMEMLCLYAAKHKVDG; encoded by the coding sequence ATGGACCTCGCCCCCGACAACGACCAGGCCATTACCCGCGAAAGCCTCTACGGCACCATCGCCGAAAACACCTTTGCCGGTATCACCAGTTTTTCGCGCCGGCGCTACAGCCGCGATTTGCGCGGCGTCGATGTGGTGGTCAGCGGCGTGCCGTTCGACACCGCCACCAGTAACCGCCCGGGTGCGCGCTTCGGCCCGCGGGCGATTCGTGCCGCCTCGGTGCAGCAGGCCTGGGCCCGGCACTGGCCGTGGGAGTTCGACCCCTTCGAGCACCTGGCGGTAATCGACTACGGCGACTGCAACTTCGACTACGGCAGCCCGCACACCGTGCCCGAAAGCATCCAGGCCCATGCCGAGCAGATTCTCGAAGCCGGCTGCGCCATGCTCACCCTGGGCGGCGACCACTTCATCAGCTACCCGCTGCTCAAGGCCCATGCACGCAAACACGGTCCGCTGGCGCTGATTCATTTTGATGCCCACAGCGACACCTGGCCGGACGAGGAGGGCCAGCGTGTCGATCACGGCACCATGTTCTGGCACGCGGCCCGCGAAGGCCTGGTAGACCCGGCGCGCTCGGTGCAGATCGGCCTGCGCACCACCAATGACGATACCCAGGGCTTTGCTGTGCTCGATGCCCGCCAGGTGCATCAACGTGGTACCCAGGCAATCATCGAAGCGATTCGCCAGCGGGTTGGCGAGCAACCGGTGTACCTGACTTTCGACATCGACTGCCTGGACCCGGCCTACGCGCCCGGCACCGGCACCCCGGTGTGTGGCGGCCTGACCACGGTGCAGGCGCTGGAAATCCTCGGTGGGCTGCGCGGCATCAACCTGGTGGGCATGGACCTGGTGGAAGTCGCGCCGGCCTATGACCATGCCGATATCACCGCCCTGGCTGGGGCCACCCTGGCCATGGAGATGCTCTGCCTGTACGCCGCGAAGCATAAGGTCGATGGCTGA